In Helianthus annuus cultivar XRQ/B chromosome 3, HanXRQr2.0-SUNRISE, whole genome shotgun sequence, a single window of DNA contains:
- the LOC118490445 gene encoding uncharacterized protein LOC118490445: MPSPATIKEMQRLARRLAALNRFLANHAARSYPFISTLRNCAKKTDFQWTPEAEAAFKQMKEYLIQLPMLTAPKEKEPLILYLSAAEVAVGAVLMVERENIQTPIYYISKMLTGPETRYSMIEKLVLALVHATRRLRRYFSGHVITVLTNYHLGQILSKPDVAGRMAKWAIELGGYNILYRPRPAIKGQVLADFATEVPIDKVQECEAIQNPIPVFDDRVWTLHTDGASNDDGAGAGLRLVSPDDHELTYAIRLDFRSTNNEAEYEAFLAGLRLAHKMGARNLEANVDSKLVAEQVNGHYDAKGETMALYLEQAWALISQFQTFRVNHINRSENKHADALSKLAATSFKHLAKEVRIEVLSNPSVPLKQVNIIEIGNPSWMSPIILYLQHGKLSEEKAEARKIQNKVVNYEMADSILYRKSFMGPLLRCVDKTDA, translated from the coding sequence ATGCCATCGCCCGCAACAATAAAAGAAATGCAAAGACTCGCCAGGCGCTTAGCGGCCTTAAACAGATTCTTGGCTAATCATGCGGCAAGGTCTTACCCATTCATCAGCACGCTACGGAATTGCGCAAAGAAAACTGATTTTCAGTGGACACCCGAAGCAGAAGCAGCATtcaaacaaatgaaagagtaTTTAATTCAGTTACCAATGCTGACTGCaccaaaagaaaaagaaccatTAATCCTGTACCTGTCTGCGGCGGAAGTAGCAGTAGGAGCAGTATTGATGGTAGAACGAGAAAACATCCAGACCCCAATTTACTATATAAGTAAGATGCTCACCGGCCCAGAAACTCGTTACTCGATGATAGAAAAGCTAGTCTTGGCATTAGTACATGCAACACGACGCCTACGCAGGTATTTTTCAGGCCATGTTATCACAGTTCTCACCAATTATCATTTGGGCCAAATCTTATCCAAGCCCGACGTAGCGggaaggatggctaaatgggcTATTGAGCTAGGGGGATATAATATCTTGTATAGACCAAGACCGGCAATTAAAGGGCAAGTTCTGGCAGACTTTGCCACGGAAGTTCCCATTGATAAAGTTCAAGAATGCGAAGCAATCCAGAACCCTATTCCTGTTTTCGATGATAGGGTGTGGACCTTACACACAGATGGCGCTTCCAATGATGACGGAGCCGGCGCAGGCCTTCGATTAGTCAGTCCTGACGATCACGAACTTACATACGCCATACGCTTGGATTTCCGAAGTACAAATAACGAAGCCGAATACGAAGCATTCTTGGCAGGTCTCCGCCTAGCACATAAAATGGGAGCAAGGAACCTTGAAGCCAACGTCGACTCAAAGCTAGTGGCCGAGCAAGTTAATGGCCATTATGATGCTAAAGGAGAAACTATGGCATTATACCTTGAACAAGCGTGGGCATTAATCAGCCAATTCCAGACATTCAGGGTTAATCATAtaaacagaagtgaaaacaagcATGCAGACGCATTGAGCAAACTGGCCGCGACCAGCTTCAAACACTTAGCAAAAGAGGTGCGTATAGAGGTATTGTCCAACCCCTCTGTTCCTCTCAAACAAGTCAACATCATAGAGATCGGCAATCCATCGTGGATGTCCCCGATCATTTTGTACCTACAACACGGGAAACTCTCAGAGGAAAAAGCAGAAGCCAGGAAAATTCAGAATAAAGTAGTAAACTACGAAATGGCAGACAGCATTCTTTACAGGAAGTCATTCATGGGACCGTTACTTAGATGCGTTGACAAGACAGACGCATAA